The following proteins come from a genomic window of Theileria equi strain WA chromosome 2 map unlocalized gcontig_1105316255037, whole genome shotgun sequence:
- a CDS encoding conserved hypothetical protein (encoded by transcript BEWA_043360A) has translation MCIESLENVLNIESKFHKIGNGIAHDPSNSTKERLKWANFEVRRFTYKLGTVNKQLRKAKAKWNMMYNSFSVDKTVLLEVSKNKRDLCKKLEIFRRLRRNLLRYIKGLKCESDPKIPFIPPKYRSAKVPAYLYSEGVVGIPKKAYRKKPKDTSTVKSIEKANTIDKNDPKSIEKEVMRIIADAKGQAVYKNKLVDKSIVKYRGL, from the exons atgtgtatagagtctttggaaaatgtcTTGAATATTGAGAGCAAATTTCACAAGATAGGTAATGGTATTGCTCATGATCCATCTAATTCTACAAAGGAGAGAC TTAAATGGGCAAACTTTGAAGTGAGAAGGTTCACCTACAAGTTAGGAACGGTGAATAAGCAATTAAGAAAG GCCAAGGCTAAATGGAATATGATGTACAATAGCTTTTCTGTGGATAAGACTGTATTATTAGAAGTAtcaaaaaataaaagagATTTATGTAAAAAGTTGGAAATATTTCGTAGATTAAGGAGGAATCTTCTCAGGTATATTAAGGGTTTGAAATGTGAATCGGATCCCAAAATTCCCTTCATTCCACCGAAGTATCGTAGCGCCAAAGTTCCCGCTTATCTTTATTCTGAGGGGGTGGTTGGAATCCCAAAGAAGGCATATAGAAAAAAACCAAAGGATACTTCAACCGTAAAGTCTATAGAAAAGGCAAATACCATAGATAAAAATGATCCAAAGAGCATTGAAAAGGAGGTAATGAGAATCATAGCCGATGCAAAAGGTCAAGCAGTCTACAAAAACAAGTTGGTAGATAAATctattgtaaaatatagaGGCTTATGA
- a CDS encoding hypothetical protein (encoded by transcript BEWA_043380A) translates to MFVPVKSDEEISKAEYLGYFRTRMDRNIRTKIVFKLYVLASIIIRSVKLLFSIFMISKYRLYNTKYGFTFNRALYITRHNNIIEDVLLEITNSIECDEILSSMVLILFSHGNRGITRISDLIVGEKGGLTKGLKCHTCIPENSILSNYHISEQLVLQKIKKTVTFDDNIEIHFISARSYGSFGCNYIESSIDFNPKFTIPSHN, encoded by the coding sequence ATGTTTGTACCAGTTAaatctgatgaagaaataaGTAAAGCAGAGTACTTGGGGTATTTCAGAACCAGAATGGACAGAAACATTCGGACAAAGATCGTTTTTAAACTTTACGTGTTGGCTTCTATCATAATAAGATCAGTAAAGTTACTGTTTAGCATATTCATGATTTCTAAATATCGACTATATAACACCAAATATGGATTCACCTTTAACCGTGCTTTATACATAACACGGCATAATAACATAATAGAGGATGTACTTTTGGAGATTACTAATAGTATAGAATGTGATGAAATCCTATCATCAATGGTACTCATCCTGTTTTCCCATGGTAACAGGGGAATTACGAGAATTTCTGATCTAATAGTGGGTGAAAAGGGTGGTTTGACAAAGGGTCTCAAGTGCCATACTTGTATACCAGAGAATTCCATTTTAAGCAATTACCACATTTCTGAACAATTAGTTTTACAAAAGATAAAGAAAACTGTGACCTTTGATGATAATATAGAAATACACTTTATATCTGCCAGATCATATGGAAGTTTTGGTTGCAATTATATTGAAAGCAGTATAGATTTTAATCCAAAATTCACAATTCCAAGTCATAATTGA
- a CDS encoding helicase family member protein (encoded by transcript BEWA_043350A): MAADDSLCKTNPYDEKMKTEFPIISNFNSVSPLTNESQPIGSDVSSLKSSTMERQNSSKHSNSVKREVSFKSKKEPIATSSHWNEKQRIKERGREFIDAMYSSNMDILSQTLSSLRSMSSDHVPLEEGYFTKLGGHYKEFEDETEQINSDIARYQKELSQIHEQMGKGNLPKCNEPSKGYDSTLWDDILGEMKDFQDLVDDEHKEKRKKFKALILATQKHFAKLASIKLKEKQEENKLKMQTCKNISSIIDIFWKKIEIFAWERLKRDLQAQLVEKKRLRLDKFIEDAIKMSASQDEAKIIQKKISNIKRQKSAPSVAGDIQTISEEPSQIESKQEPGDNLSDDDFNISEEMKKMEKYDQELEMAMEQEEEENTNPLNELSALEDDANIPIEEIIKRYESDAMNFKQSSEPEPISDAEDEYVMDTQMWDNQERDDLDLDNEMSTDEEDKVNPLTEISALEDDTNMPIEELIKRYGLHNQSDNNSVDDDYDSNHTSVESGESLPSDKGSDCETDETEDDLESNKSPNEVQIPSLIRANLRPYQLEGLRWLAKLYDKGLNGILADEMGLGKTLQAICLLAFLACERGNWGPHLIVVPTSVLLNWVMEFQKFCPGFKILAYYGTPAERAKKRVGWNQPYSFNVCIASYSTVVQDAFIMKRKSWVYMILDEAQNIKNFNSKRWQTLLTFNTVGRLLLTGTPLQNSLQELWSLMHFILPEIFSSHSEFKEWFSDPLTEAIECEQITSETGGKDGSPNELVTKLHAVFRPYLLRRLKKDVEKQMPSKYEHVVKCYLTRRQKVLYDEFMSSRTTTETLANRDHRKMFNVLVHLRKICNHPDQLDSRPVESPYLDPSLVPDVVIPSFLEIPDVLNAKLYHRDIFTVESVEKYYKQRRYPVLPLSPHLWKGKESQFKYYRGYSYSTNNYNKSIYEIPVVRRKRPLKFGFGSSDLSWDPILIKELSTSDYCAFSSQKYLKVNDGRKLSPKKSVICETKRELLELGNYNFLNIVNNDIHKNNRWKFLTEPTVDNLVDKYWWMLHNFTCLVGNKVRCVPRKVYLSGSGGIRRNQRQEFLISQVKSKFFRGNRLEYFNNAKYTIEHAHSLQKLLFPPKRLLNDDCGKFLVLGKLLKQLKSEGHRCLLYTQFSKMLDVLENWINYLGLTYIRLDGSTKVDMRQRIVTRFNENNRIFLFISSTRAGGVGLTLTGADTVIFYDTDWNPAMDRQAMDRCHRIGQTREVNVYRLITEHTVEENIWRKQLQKRRLDDIVVDKGKFNTGENWFSSVDVLLTILKEKNVSGEEDIYGKKVLHESETPDDTQHIQAQQSGHSSQAMKLLIEAEDADDSLALKHMSKETESIKNEFQMDFKADLISSIPALVTYCIQYLLKYQTPKLVSQVQDMNIRIQAEEFNSDEKESLHNEESEGYDDEESNSECENTDD, from the coding sequence atggCTGCAGATGATAGCCTTTGCAAAACAAACCCCTATGACGAAAAAATGAAGACAGAATTTCCCATTATATCTAATTTCAATTCTGTATCACCACTAACGAATGAATCTCAACCGATTGGATCCGATGTTTCTTCATTAAAATCTAGTACCATGGAAAGACAAAATTCCAGCAAGCATAGCAATAGTGTTAAAAGAGAGGTATCATTTAAGTCAAAGAAGGAGCCTATTGCTACGTCTTCACACTGGAACGAGAAACAAAGAATAAAGGAACGGGGAAGAGAATTTATAGATGCTATGTATTCATCAAATATGGACATTCTATCTCAGACCCTTTCATCGTTACGTTCCATGTCATCTGACCATGTACCATTAGAGGAAGGATACTTTACAAAACTTGGAGGCCATTACAAAGagtttgaagatgaaacAGAGCAAATAAATAGTGATATTGCAAGATATCAAAAGGAGTTATCGCAAATACACGAACAAATGGGAAAAGGTAATTTGCCCAAATGCAACGAACCCTCTAAAGGTTATGACTCAACTTTGTGGGATGATATCCTTGGAGAAATGAAAGATTTTCAGGATCTCGTTGATGATGAACACAAagaaaagaggaaaaagTTTAAAGCCCTAATTTTAGCTACTCAAAAACACTTCGCTAAATTAGCTAGCATTAAATTGAAAGAAaaacaagaagaaaataaacTTAAAATGCAAACATGCAAGAATATTTCATCTATAATTGATATATTCTGGAAAAAAATTGAAATATTTGCCTGGGAGCGTCTTAAGCGTGATTTACAAGCCCAATTAGTTGAAAAGAAACGTCTTCGTCTAGACAAGTTTATAGAAGATGCAATAAAGATGTCAGCTTCACAGGACGAAGCAAAAATCATACAAAagaaaatatcaaatataaaaagGCAGAAATCTGCACCGAGTGTTGCTGGTGATATCCAAACAATTTCCGAAGAGCCTTCACAAATAGAAAGCAAACAAGAACCTGGAGATAACCTTTCtgatgatgattttaatatttcggaagaaatgaagaaaatggaaaaatatGATCAAGAACTAGAAATGGCCATGGAgcaagaagaggaagaaaatacCAATCCATTAAACGAACTTTCGGCACTTGAAGACGATGCTAATATTCCTATAGAAGAGATAATTAAAAGGTATGAATCTGATGCAATGAATTTTAAACAATCTTCTGAACCCGAACCCATAAGTGATgctgaggatgaatatgTTATGGATACTCAGATGTGGGACAACCAAGAACGTGATGATTTAGATTTAGACAACGAAATGAGTAcggatgaagaagataaagtGAATCCATTAACTGAAATTTCTGCGCTAGAAGATGACACTAATATGCCTATAGAAGAACTAATAAAACGCTATGGTCTTCATAATCAATCGGATAACAACAGTGTTGATGATGATTATGATAGTAACCATACATCTGTAGAAAGTGGTGAATCTCTTCCATCTGATAAAGGGTCTGACTGTGAAACTGATGAGACTGAGGATGATCTAGAAAGCAATAAGAGTCCTAATGAAGTGCAAATCCCGTCATTGATCAGAGCAAATCTGCGTCCTTATCAATTGGAGGGTCTTCGGTGGCTTGCAAAATTATACGACAAGGGATTAAATGGAATCCTCGCAGATGAAATGGGTTTAGGAAAAACACTACAAGCAATATGTTTGTTGGCTTTTCTTGCTTGTGAACGTGGAAATTGGGGTCCTCATTTAATAGTAGTTCCTACATCAGTATTATTAAATTGGGTGATGgaatttcaaaaattttgccctggatttaaaattttggcGTATTATGGAACACCGGCTGAACGCGCTAAAAAACGTGTTGGATGGAATCAACCTTATAGTTTTAATGTATGTATAGCATCATATTCTACTGTAGTCCAGGATGCGTTCattatgaaaaggaaaagttGGGTCTATATGATCTTAGATGAAgcacaaaatataaaaaatttCAACTCAAAAAGATGGCAAACACTTTTGACATTTAATACTGTTGGTAGACTCTTGCTAACAGGGACACCCTTGCAAAATTCATTACAAGAACTCTGGTCTCTGATGCATTTCATACTTCCTGAAATATTCTCTTCGCATTCTGAGTTCAAGGAATGGTTTAGTGATCCCTTAACAGAAGCCATAGAGTGTGAACAAATAACATCAGAAACTGGAGGGAAAGATGGATCTCCAAATGAGCTGGTTACAAAACTACATGCTGTATTTAGACCGTATTTGTTGAGAAGACTGAAAAAAGATGTAGAAAAGCAGATGCCTTCTAAATACGAACATGTAGTAAAGTGTTATTTGACTAGACGTCAAAAAGTCCTATATGACGAATTCATGTCTAGCAGAACTACTACTGAAACACTTGCTAATCGAGATCATAGGAAAATGTTCAATGTGCTGGTTCATCTCAGAAAAATTTGTAACCATCCGGATCAACTAGATAGTAGACCTGTCGAATCTCCATATTTGGATCCATCACTTGTTCCAGATGTTGTAATCCCATCATTCCTTGAAATTCCTGATGTTTTAAATGCAAAATTATATCACAGAGATATTTTTACAGTGGAATCTGTGGAAAAATATTACAAACAAAGGCGTTATCCCGTGTTACCGCTTTCTCCACATTTATGGAAGGGAAAAGAATCCCAATTCAAGTATTACCGAGGATATAGCTATTCAACAAATAACTACAACAAAAGTATCTATGAAATACCTGTTGTACGTAGGAAACGTCCATTAAAGTTTGGCTTTGGTTCCTCGGATTTGTCTTGGGATCCTATACTGATAAAAGAATTGTCTACATCAGATTACTGTGCCTTTTCATCTCAGAAATATCTCAAGGTAAATGATGGTAGAAAACTGTCTCCTAAAAAGTCTGTTATTTGTGAGACAAAACGGGAATTATTGGAGCTCGGGAATTAtaattttttaaatattgTAAACAATGATATCCACAAAAACAACAGATGGAAATTTTTGACGGAACCCACTGTAGACAATTTAGTAGATAAATATTGGTGGATGCTGCACAATTTCACATGCTTGGTTGGGAATAAAGTTAGATGTGTACCACGAAAGGTTTACTTGAGTGGTTCAGGTGGTATTCGTAGAAATCAAAGACAAGAATTTCTTATATCGCAAGttaaatcaaaatttttcaGAGGTAATAGGttagaatattttaataatgCCAAATACACAATAGAACATGCGCACAGTTTGCAAAAATTGCTATTTCCCCCAAAGCGTCTATTGAATGATGACTGTGGAAAGTTTTTGGTTCTTGGGAAGCTACTAAAACAACTTAAATCAGAAGGACACCGTTGTTTACTCTATACACAGTTTTCAAAGATGTTAGACGTGCTGGAAAATTGGATAAATTATCTGGGCCTAACGTACATTAGACTTGATGGTTCTACGAAGGTGGATATGAGACAACGTATAGTAACACGTTTTAATGAAAACAATAGGATATTTCTTTTTATATCCTCTACTAGGGCTGGTGGTGTTGGTTTGACCCTTACTGGTGCCGATACGGTTATATTTTACGACACAGACTGGAATCCTGCAATGGACAGACAAGCGATGGACAGATGTCATCGTATAGGTCAGACACGGGAGGttaatgtctatagacTTATCACAGAACATACTGTAGAGGAGAACATATGGAGAAAACAACTCCAAAAGAGAAGGCTGGATGACATTGTTGTGGATAAGGGGAAATTCAATACTGGAGAAAATTGGTTTTCCAGCGTTGATGTCCTGCTAACTATATTAAAGGAGAAGAATGTCTCAGGTGAGGAAGATATATACGGAAAAAAGGTACTGCATGAGTCAGAAACTCCGGACGATACACAACATATACAAGCACAGCAATCAGGGCATTCTTCCCAAGCTATGAAATTACTTATTGAAGCTGAGGATGCGGATGATTCACTTGCACTAAAACACATGAGTAAGGAAACTGAGAGCATCAAAAATGAATTCCAAATGGACTTTAAAGCAGATTTAATATCCAGTATACCGGCACTGGTAACATATTGTATTCAGTACTTGTTGAAATATCAAACTCCAAAACTGGTTTCCCAAGTTCAAGATATGAACATACGTATACAAGCGGAAGAGTTTAAcagtgatgaaaaggaaagtTTGCATAATGAAGAATCCGAGGGTtatgatgatgaagaaagCAACAGTGAATGTGAAAATACAGATGATTAA
- a CDS encoding phosphatidylglycerophosphate synthase, putative (encoded by transcript BEWA_043370A), giving the protein MTSHPLLEFITESSNIKFINSPIEYFNTLCDMFSAAKRRIVSSCLYIGTSELEEKYVDCIVNCKRDNPDLVVDMVLEKSRCTRIEPDDKSTIHLLQPLCKYDKVNISFFHSPMLDSTINKLCKPPYSEAFGTLHLKIYIADDVSIISGANCSTAYFTNRIDRYMIIDDPIFANVLHTIVATVQTMSYKLHSDLSLTWNSDLVNPLDDAFLFKKQIYKRMIAMINMCNETIESKLKSKLSLEGENVGTIDDLLTTSSSQKTEPVHKRSKYTKSNASDNPRSENSKSTSGNLPNLKDLNFEEESCEMCGRGYPGKEDSVKKYGIKRKYSPMPGYTRFMLIFQLGFVTPPIRQDELMARDLMLNFRKLGHSVLIATSYLNFTNEYLEMSNKLHNCKSENGKGAFNVMTSSPTSNEFYYSSDLRRFIPYVYCHFQQRLISSAEKSNKGGSETADEDSFYIEYTKPGYTFHTKGIWILPEELPQDVKGVSLELFKKSFKGPCAMIIGSSNFSYRSHYKDFEMSVVVETNSKPVLDGMKEEIYNLLKYTKHVSHSTISQRLTYKERLLAKVFQQYL; this is encoded by the coding sequence ATGACATCGCATCCTCTCTTGGAATTCATAACTGAATCTTCCAACATAAAATTCATTAACAGTCCtatagaatattttaatacaCTTTGTGATATGTTCAGTGCTGCCAAGCGAAGGATAGTATCATCATGCCTATATATAGGTACAAGTGAATTGGAAGAAAAATATGTCGATTGTATCGTAAACTGTAAAAGAGATAACCCAGACTTGGTTGTTGATATGGTTCTAGAGAAAAGTCGTTGCACAAGAATTGAACCTGATGATAAGAGCACGATTCATCTATTACAACCGCTATGTAAATATGATAAAGTTAATATTTCGTTTTTTCACAGTCCAATGTTGGATTCTACAATAAACAAACTCTGCAAACCTCCATATTCGGAAGCTTTTGGAACTTtacatttgaaaatttaCATCGCGGATGACGTCTCAATAATTTCTGGCGCCAACTGTTCTACTGCATACTTCACAAATCGCATCGATCGCTATATGATAATAGACGATCCtatatttgcaaatgtaTTGCATACTATTGTTGCTACGGTTCAAACTATGTCTTATAAACTTCACTCTGACTTGTCATTGACATGGAATTCTGACCTTGTTAATCCACTTGATGATGCTTTTCTATtcaaaaaacaaatttataaGAGGATGATTGCTATGATTAACATGTGTAATGAGACAATTGAATCAAAGCTCAAGTCTAAACTCTCTCTTGAAGGAGAGAATGTTGGTACAATAGATGATTTATTGACCACAAGTTCATCGCAAAAAACAGAACCCGTACACAAAAGAAGTAAATACACTAAATCCAATGCTTCTGATAATCCAAGATCTGAAAATAGTAAATCTACATCCGGTAATTTGCCCAATCTTAAGGATCTAAACtttgaggaagaatcttGTGAAATGTGTGGCAGAGGTTATCCTGGTAAAGAAGATTCGGttaaaaaatatggaataaaGCGTAAATACAGTCCTATGCCAGGGTACACACGATTTATGTTGATATTCCAATTAGGGTTTGTAACACCACCAATTAGGCAAGATGAATTGATGGCCAGAGATCTAATGTTAAACTTTAGAAAACTGGGACATTCTGTTTTGATTGCCACGTCATATTTGAATTTTACTAACGAATATCTTGAAATGTCGAACAAGCTTCACAATTGCAAATcggagaatggaaaagggGCATTTAATGTAATGACTTCCTCTCCAACGTCAAATGAATTCTATTACTCTTCTGACCTAAGAAGATTCATACCATATGTATATTGTCATTTTCAACAGCGTCTGATAAGTTCCGCAGAAAAGAGTAATAAAGGTGGCTCCGAAACTGCTGATGAAGACAGCTTCTATATAGAGTATACTAAACCCGGGTATACGTTTCACACTAAGGGTATTTGGATACTTCCGGAGGAGCTGCCACAAGATGTTAAAGGAGTCTCTTTAGAACTGTTCAAGAAATCCTTCAAGGGTCCATGTGCAATGATAATTGGAAGTTCAAACTTCTCATATCGTTCCCACTACAAGGATTTTGAGATGTCTGTTGTTGTTGAGACAAACTCAAAACCCGTTCTCGATGGAATGAAAGAGGAAATCTATAACCTGCTAAAGTATACCAAACACGTGTCGCATTCTACCATTTCTCAAAGACTTACATATAAAGAACGTCTTTTAGCAAAGGTTTTTCAGCAATACCTCTAG